The following proteins come from a genomic window of Xiphophorus couchianus chromosome 19, X_couchianus-1.0, whole genome shotgun sequence:
- the ankrd66 gene encoding ankyrin repeat domain-containing protein 66 has product MTELHQIVAAGDYEKVKEMLKNPKCNPNNKDVDWSYKTPLHWAAANGDTEIVKMLLENGANPCLKTAHGWTPAHYAAESGHLSTLRILHTFHAPMDKEDCCGDKPIRLAEIYGKEDCVRFLQKAELECRDFREKIAEEDIANDSDEEWLQQSKDYEEDIAFRTRRKTKTRLKSKTSFWHTG; this is encoded by the exons ATGACAGAGCTGCACCAAATCGTAGCAGCGGGAGATTATGAGAAGGTGAAGGAGATGCTGAAGAATCCGAAATGTAATCCCAATAACAAGGACGTCGACTGGAGCTACAAAACCCCTCTGCACTGGGCAGCAGCTAATG gagATACAGAAATTGTCAAGATGCTGTTAGAGAACGGAGCCAATCCTTGTTTGAAGACAGCGCACGGATGGACCCCTGCCCACTATGCTGCAGAGTCCGGTCATCTGTCCACGCTGCGGATCCTGCACACCTTCCATGCACCAATGGACAAAGAGGACTGCTGTGGAGACAAACCAATAAGATTAGCTGAAATATACGGAAAAGAAGACTGTGTTCGATTCCTTCAAAA AGCAGAGCTTGAGTGCCGAGACTTCCGTGAGAAAATAGCTGAAGAAGATATTGCAAACGACTCAGATGAGGAGTGGTTACAGCAAAGCAAAGATTACGAAGAAGACATTGCTTTTAGAACCAGGAGGAAAACTAAGACTAGACTCAAGTCTAAAACATCATTTTGGCATACAGGTTGA
- the tdrd6b gene encoding tudor domain-containing protein 6 gives MKRTVNNGHGFSPSSKPEDPAFLQLNAQAFQYCLFNVQKPTSPKWTIAAKRDLQNFMNLDSVSAIELKHVRKAVTSEDDLELNVVDIESGSESLPKHLAQSCDLSHTGSQSPPEVPVDEYHYFTHNIKVGGEEKILVTFSESVHHFYCQLDRNLTMLEKLRKIVALLPANHQSSDCPLGLNSICLAKYTDDQWYRGLIVERSPNLKVHFVDYGDTLAVLDTDICPLPPEASIARSVPVQAVPLGLFNVPADVSLEINKWFANHAVGNNFTISVAAKGKKGKLLVELFDGSLNVNALVKEKVTKMRRPKMTVVFPDDEVSVSKKTTLPNEDHSLPELTRSSILKNNTGPEMQENKEMCPTYASSPKAEQVKDLDIILKNNKSRTETLNHSFYSNLEITQFSSHNHPEQNAEGYMYNWSNTSPNMAVDAYASCISGPHYFWCQQANTEDLDKLSCLANEVAKAQDVISPEHLKPGVPCLALFSEDNKWHRAQVTENSDKTVHVLFVDYGNECDVEKKDVRLLSQNLLEMAPQAFLCRLDGFMESSGFWDNEVYDDFYNLIVDKPLKVTVVAGGDYSENGVPQHTVTTECDKIVVNKVIQKYWRSFSGEHSGNIVAKDFQASNSKDHLGPSKEKTSTFTYKQPEVFKTKTEMVYASCIAEPKFFWCQFANTEDLCEVSQLAQEAGKAQQDVTFLQSLGPGSHCLALFPDDKLWYRAIVVQKDNRTVHVLFVDYGNESDVDIQDTRPLPQNLLEKVPQAFLCRLIGFDESKGSWDDQAYDFFYKLLVDKPLKLTVFSAESHSEMPVPQYAVEVECELVSINASLQHYWKPFTEECAVTEYL, from the exons ATGAAACGAACAGTCAACAATGGGCATG GATTCAGTCCATCGTCAAAGCCTGAAGATCCAGCGTTCTTGCAACTGAATGCACAAGCTTTTCAGTATTGCCTATTTAACGTGCAAAAACCCACCAGTCCCAAATGGACCATTGCTGCAAAAAGAGACTTACAGAACTTTATGAACTTGGACTCTGTGTCTGCCattgaattaaaacatgttaGGAAGGCTGTAACATCTGAAGATGATCTGGAACTGAATGTGGTAGATATTGAATCCGGATCCGAGAGTCTGCCTAAGCACCTGGCTCAGTCTTGTGATCTTTCTCATACTGGGAGTCAAAGTCCCCCAGAAGTCCCAGTGGATGAATATCACTACTTCACACACAATATTAAAGTGGGTGGAGAAGAGAAGATTCTGGTGACATTTTCTGAATCGGTCCATCACTTCTACTGCCAATTGGACAGAAATTTGACCATGTTGGAAAAACTCCGGAAAATTGTTGCACTACTACCTGCCAATCATCAGAGCTCAGATTGTCCACTTGGACTTAATAGCATTTGCTTAGCCAAGTATACTGATGATCAGTGGTACAGAGGTCTAATAGTAGAAAGATCCCCAAATCTCAAGGTGCACTTTGTTGACTATGGGGACACCCTTGCTGTTCTTGACACTGATATTTGCCCCTTGCCTCCTGAAGCAAGTATCGCCAGGTCTGTTCCTGTTCAAGCTGTTCCACTCGGGCTGTTCAATGTTCCTGCAGATGTATCACTGGAAATCAACAAATGGTTTGCCAACCATGCTGTGGGGAACAATTTCACCATTTCAGTAGCAGCAAAAGGGAAGAAGGGGAAGCTGTTGGTTGAACTGTTTGATGGATCACTAAATGTAAATGCCTTGGTCAAGGAGAAGGTGACAAAAATGAGACGACCAAAGATGACTGTTGTGTTTCCTGACGATGAAGTCTCTGTCTCAAAAAAGACTACTTTGCCAAATGAGGATCATTCCCTACCTGAACTCACCagatcatcaatattaaagaacaaCACTGGCCCAGAAATGCAGGAAAACAAGGAAATGTGTCCCACATATGCCTCATCACCAAAGGCGGAGCAAGTGAAGGATTTGGACATCATTCTTAAGAACAATAAAAGCAGGACGGAGACTTTAAATCATAGCTTCTACAGCAACTTAGAAATTACTCAGTTTTCATCCCACAATCACCCAGAGCAAAATGCAGAGGGTTACATGTACAACTGGTCAAATACTTCCCCAAACATGGCTGTGGATGCATATGCTTCTTGTATTTCAGGCCCACATTACTTCTGGTGTCAGCAGGCCAACACAGAAGACCTTGACAAACTGTCATGTCTTGCTAATGAGGTTGCAAAGGCACAAGACGTAATTTCGCCTGAGCATCTTAAACCTGGTGTTCCCTGCCTTGCTCTGTTTTCAGAAGACAACAAATGGCACAGAGCTCAAGTAACTGAGAACTCAGACAAAACAGTCCATGTCTTGTTTGTTGATTATGGCAATGAATGTGATGTTGAGAAAAAAGATGTAAGATTGCTGTCTCAAAACCTGCTAGAGATGGCTCCTCAGGCTTTTCTGTGTCGTTTGGATGGTTTTATGGAGTCCAGTGGCTTTTGGGATAATGAGGTCTACGATGACTTCTACAATCTCATAGTTGACAAACCACTTAAAGTGACAGTTGTGGCCGGAGGAGATTATTCAGAGAATGGTGTTCCCCAACACACAGTAACCACAGAATGTGACAAGATTGTAGTTAACAAGGTCATTCAGAAATACTGGAGGTCATTTTCTGGAGAACATTCTGGAAATATTGTGGCAAAAGATTTTCAAGCCAGCAACAGCAAGGATCATCTTGggccctccaaagaaaaaacaagtacTTTCACGTACAAGCAGCCAGAAGTGTTCAAAACTAAAACCGAAATGGTGTACGCGTCCTGCATTGCAGAGCCAAAATTCTTCTGGTGTCAGTTTGCCAACACAGAGGATTTATGTGAAGTGTCCCAGCTAGCCCAGGAAGCTGGTAAGGCACAGCAGGATGTGACATTCCTTCAAAGTCTTGGACCAGGGAGCCATTGTCTTGCTTTGTTTCCTGATGACAAGCTGTGGTACAGAGCGATAGTAGTCCAGAAAGACAACAGAACAGTACATGTCCTGTTTGTGGACTATGGAAACGAGTCAGACGTTGACATCCAAGACACAAGACCTTTGCCTCAGAATCTTCTGGAGAAGGTACCCCAGGCCTTTCTTTGTCGTTTGATTGGATTTGATGAGTCTAAAGGCTCCTGGGATGACCAAGCTTATGACTTCTTCTACAAGCTTTTGGTTGATAAACCCCTTAAACTGACTGTGTTCAGTGCAGAGAGCCATTCAGAGATGCCAGTTCCTCAGTATGCAGTGGAAGTTGAATGCGAGTTGGTATCCATAAATGCATCACTGCAACATTACTGGAAACCATTTACAGAAGAATGTGCTGTGACAGAGTACCTTTAG
- the smc6 gene encoding structural maintenance of chromosomes protein 6 — MSKRKASLIIDASTVKNRLVTAAGAENATDTNHQGLSSHIFTTSPSGDIGLIESITLKNFMCHHSFGPVQFGPHVNFIVGNNGSGKSAILTGLIVGLGGKATMTNRGVSLKDFVKTGESTADVIVKLRNRGADAYKKDLYGDYITVEQRISSDGSRGYKLKSKSGQLVSNKKEELVAILDHFNIQLDNPVSILSQEMSKQFLHSKNESDKYKFFMKATLLEQMKRDYIHIKHTETITRQQVERQEECLKDLKHEFLQKKERYESLSSFSDLKENLESLKKQMAWCLVRDKEQSIQQLKEEIQKEEKDKKHEDNLQLCQSKLAQTEKRLQVIKKRADSLREEHKSLREDNLNFKQQAKIVNKAHKEQELVYFRALNKLKQTEREQNLLQEKINKAKASERLNNSGETRRSRQQATLGELKEQLAELERTCSHLNEDIKKKHQALLKGKEERDKLRVEAKSVRFAYESKQKRKNQLLASRSNKLKRFGDDVPDLIAAINDAFAAGSFIKKPVGPIGACISLKDPTLAVAVECCLRSFMKAFCCDNYKDELVLQRLMSRFYPKGNRPQIIVSPFTDKLYNVHARKACHPDYPSVLDTITSATPVIVNCLIDMRGIETILIIKEKDKARRMMQKGRPPRNCREAFTAEGDQVFPNRYYTSEFSMAKYLSGDIETEIHVLESELENLEAQLSRFQLQVNSVSEDIVNMESSLNNTIKTLKKTQASENQVKAAISELETANEEQSDDISSLEEVAQENQQKIEAEKRAVQGAKAELDKQRKTSEEADSKYSSVREKIDQLLEEIEPLKDEQLKLETECLKHERNLKLLEKKLKGYEGNIQAMRSVLSGKEQDLQENVKKATQISPERQHVTSPTKSIDTEITRLKKKLKVYEGNHGEQELVIREYAEALSLYKEKTNQVRDLRKFIDRLNNIMSDRQNRYKIMRRSLSVRCKLYFNNFLIKMNCCGAMIFDHNNETLSISVKPPGRDKDGASDMRSLSGGERSFSTVSFMLSLWEITESPFRCLDEFDVYMDMHNRRICLDLLLELSERQHLRQFIFITPLNTSNLPKTALIKIHHLRDPEREDGQSRDKDL; from the exons ATGAGTAAGCGAAAAGCCAGTCTGATTATTGATGCATCGACTGTGAAGAACAGGCTAGTGACAGCTGCTGGTGCTGAAAATGCAACGGACACAAATCACCAGGGATTATCTTCACACATCTTCACTACTTCCCCTTCG GGGGACATTGGACTCATTGAAAgcatcactttaaaaaatttcaTGTGCCACCACTCCTTTGGACCAGTCCAGTTTGGGCCCCATGTCAATTTTATTGTGGGCAACAATGGGA GTGGAAAAAGTGCCATTCTGACCGGCTTGATTGTTGGCCTCGGTGGGAAGGCCACCATGACAAACAGGGGAGTGTCGCTGAAGGATTTCGTGAAAACAGGAGAAAG CACTGCAGATGTTATTGTAAAGCTGAGAAACAGAGGAGCAGATGCCTACAAAAAGGATCTGTATGGTGACTACATCACCGTTGAACAACGCATCTCCAGCGATGGATCTCGGGGATACAAACTCAAAAGCAAATCAG GTCAACTTGTCTCAAACAAGAAAGAAGAATTAGTAGCAATTCTGGACCACTTTAACATCCAG ctgGATAATCCAGTATCCATTCTCAGCCAAGAAATGAGCAAACAGTTCCTGCATTCGAAAAATGAGTCGGACAAATACAAG TTCTTCATGAAAGCAACTTTACTCGAGCAGATGAAGAGAGACTACATCCACATCAAGCACACGGAAACAATCACACGGCAACAGGTTGAGAGGCAAGAGGAG tGTCTCAAGGACTTAAAGCACGAGTTCCTGCAGAAGAAAGAGCGATATGAAAGCTTGTCGTCTTTCAGTGATTTGAAGGAGAACTTGGAGAGCCTGAAGAAACAAATGGCGTGGTGTTTG GTCAGGGACAAGGAGCAGTCCATAcagcagctgaaggaggaaattcagaaagaagagaaagacaAGAAACATGAAGATAACCTGCAGCTCTGTCAG tCAAAGCTCGCACAAACGGAGAAAAGGCTGCAGGTGATAAAAAAGAGAGCTGACAGTCTGAGAGAGGAGCACAAGTCCCTCAGAGAGGATAATCTCAACTTTAAACAGCAAGCAAAGATCGTTAACAAAGCTCACAAGGAGCAGGAG cttGTTTATTTCCGGGCTTTGAACAAACTCAAGCAAACAGAACGCGAGCAGAACCTTCTCCAGGAGAAAATTAACAAGGCTAAAGCGAG CGAGAGACTGAACAACAGCGGAGAAACCAGACGCTCAAGACAACAGGCGACGTTGGGCGAGCTGAAGGAGCAGCTGGCGGAGCTGGAGAGGACGTGTTCGCACCTGAATGAAGACATCAAGAAGAAACATCAGGCACTcctgaaaggaaaagaagaacGGGACAAGCTAAG AGTCGAAGCAAAGAGTGTGCGGTTTGCTTACGAGTCcaagcagaagagaaaaaaccAGCTGCTGGCCAGTCGATCCAACAAGCTCAAGCGGTTTGGAGACGATGTTCCTGACCTGATTGCTGCCATTAATGATGCGTTTGCTGCAGGAAGCTTCATCAAGAAACCCGTCGGGCCAATAG GGGCTTGCATCAGTTTGAAGGATCCCACCCTGGCCGTGGCGGTGGAGTGCTGTTTGCGGAGCTTCATGAAGGCGTTCTGCTGCGACAACTACAAAGATGAGTTAGTCCTTCAGCGGCTCATGTCTCGCTTCTATCCGAAAGGCAACAGACCGCAGATCATCGTTAGCCCCTTCACCGATAAACTCTACAACGTTCATGCGCG AAAAGCATGTCATCCAGATTACCCATCCGTGCTGGACACGATCACATCGGCAACTCCTGTCATCGTCAATTGTCTGATTGATATGAGGGGGATAGAAACCATTCTCATAATCAAA GAAAAAGACAAGGCGAGGAGGATGATGCAGAAAGGCCGGCCTCCAAGGAACTGCCGTGAAGCCTTCACGGCTGAGGGAGATCAGGTGTTCCCGAATCGCTACTACACCTCTGAGTTCAGCATGGCCAAGTACCTCAGTGGAGATATTGAGACGGAAATACA TGTGCTGGAGTCGGAACTGGAGAATCTCGAAGCTCAGCTGTCCAGGTTTCAGCTTCAGGTGAACTCCGTCAGCGAAGACATAGTTAACATGGAGAGCAGCCTGAACAACACCATCAAGACCCTGAAGAAGACTCAG GCCTCTGAGAACCAGGTCAAGGCAGCAATAAGTGAGCTGGAGACCGCTAATGAGGAGCAAAGTGATGACATCTCCTCCTTG GAGGAAGTTGCCCAGGAGAACCAACAGAAAATTGAGGCGGAAAAACGAGCCGTTCAGGGGGCGAAGGCAGAACTTGACAAGCAGCGGAAAACATCAGAAGAGGCAGACTCCAAGTACTCTTCTGTCAGAGAGAAAATCGATCAGCTGCTAGAGGAAATCGAGCCACTGAAG GACGAGCAGCTGAAACTGGAGACTGAGTGTTTAAAACATGAACGTAACCTTAAACTACTAGAGAAGAAACTGAAAGGGTACGAGGGCAACATCCAAGCAATGAGAAGCGTACTTTCAGGCAAAGAGCAAGACTTGCAG GAAAACGTGAAGAAAGCCACGCAGATTAGCCCCGAGCGGCAGCACGTCACTTCCCCCACCAAGAGCATCGACACAGAAATCACACGGCTCAAGAAGAAGCTCAAGGTCTATGAGGGAAACCACGGCGAGCAGGAACTGGTGATCAG GGAGTACGCCGAGGCCCTCTCGCTCTACAAAGAGAAAACCAACCAAGTGAGGGATCTGCGCAAGTTCATCGACCGGCTCAACAACATCATGTCAGACAGGCAGAACAGATACAAAATAATGCGCAG ATCCCTCTCAGTGAGGTGTAAGCTGTACTTCAATAACTTCTTAATCAAGATGAACTGTTGCGGCGCCATGATCTTTGATCACAACAACGAGACGCTTTCAATTTCG GTAAAGCCTCCAGGCAGGGACAAAGACGGTGCGAGCGACATGAGGTCTCTGTCTGGTGGGGAGCGCTCCTTCTCCACTGTTTCCTTCATGCTCTCCCTTTGGGAGATCACAGAATCACCGTTCAGATGTCTCGACGAGTTCGACGTCTACATG GACATGCACAACAGGAGGATTTGTCTGGACCTCCTCCTGGAGCTTTCAGAGCGGCAGCACCTAAGGCAGTTCATCTTCATTACTCCCTTGAACACCAG